The following is a genomic window from Mustela lutreola isolate mMusLut2 chromosome 5, mMusLut2.pri, whole genome shotgun sequence.
attttaaaacaactacAATTTTCTAAACATTAACAGAAAAAAGACACTCCAATATATCGTATCCAAAATGATCACACCGAAGATCACCAACATATTAACTAGCGCTGCCAGGACCGTGTggccaaatcccagctctgccgctTACTGATTGTGTGATCTCAGCAAAGTCGctcaacctctctgaacttcagttcccCCCGCTTATAATGGAGACAGTCCAAGGAGCCACCTAAATGGCTCTGGTGAGGAATAGATGATGTGGTCCACAGAGCCATCAAGCAGAGTACTGGGCACATGCTAAGTATGTACTTGATACATGTTAGTTTTCCTGTTATTATCAGCTCCAACTCAAGCTTCTCCAGCTCCAACTCAAGCTTCTCCAGCTCCGTGGCTGCACGCACTGGCCTCTCCCACCTGACCCCTAACAAAGGGCCCCTCACTCACCTCCCAGCTTGTTGAGCACCCGGCTAACCGCATTGGAGCAGCCTTCACAGGTCATGTCCACGGAGAACTCGTGCTTCTGAAACGAACAAAGGGGACCATGAGCCAGTCCTGCGGCACGATCCACCACAGCAGCACACAGGCCCACCCAGGGGCCAAGACAGAATGCAGCAAGACAGGGCAAGATCTGGCTGTCATCAGACTCACCACTAGCCTGTTTTTGACCCCCACTCTGTTACAAAGTGGAGTTAAGTAAGGGTTTCTCCATCTCATACTTTGTTGTATTGAATGAGATAATCCCCTCGCCGCACACTTAAGGCCTTCAGCAGTGTCTAGCACATGATGAGTAGAGTCACTCGGGAagctagtttaaaaaaatgctatttctaGTCTTACCTTCAAAATCTTGATTCTTGAGCTACAGGGTGGTCTCAAGACCACTGGTAACTCTGTCATGGGTGGGCCCGTGGACTCTGAGCCATGCTGATCTGGTCTTATTCATGCATCAAAAGATCATCTTCTGCATTAGAACCACCTGGGAAAAACTACAAATTCTCATCAACAAGTGTGGGCTGGGGCATCTGTCACGGCTAATAAGTATCTCTGGTATTCCAATACACGGAGATCACTGCTCTCAAACATGTGCCTCATGGTCGGGGCAGCACCTTGAGTCCTGGGAAAGAAGGGATCTGCCTAGGCTCCCAGTGGGTTGGAGGCTGGGCCAGTAAAGGCACCAGACTCCTCAACTCTTCATCTGGGCTCAACATCCTATAGTCTTCAAGGGCCTAATGGCAAGTGTTGTTCAGTTCACTGCTGCAACCCAAGCCTTGAGCAGCagctggcatacagtaggtgcttactacatttttttttttttttttttgcgtgaGCAGATGATTGACACAGCTGGCTGAGGAGCTCTGGGTTGTGTCTGGCAGAATATGGCTGAAGGGATGTTATGTGACTTCTGAGGTCAGGTCTTGGgcttcttccttgctctctctctctgg
Proteins encoded in this region:
- the ATOX1 gene encoding copper transport protein ATOX1 isoform X2 gives rise to the protein MTELPVVLRPPCSSRIKILKKHEFSVDMTCEGCSNAVSRVLNKLGGVEFDIDLPNKKVCISSDHSVDILLETLEKTGKAVSYLGPK